A genomic segment from Pelagicoccus enzymogenes encodes:
- a CDS encoding rhodanese-like domain-containing protein: protein MPRFLVFLLSLGLFAALAKADVEQASPQRFSSLIQQDNVILVDVRTQAEADSEKLAGAQVIDFYASDFAERIQELPRDKTLLLYCRSGNR from the coding sequence TCGTTTTCCTACTGTCCCTAGGCCTTTTCGCTGCGCTCGCGAAGGCCGATGTCGAACAGGCAAGCCCACAACGCTTTTCATCCCTGATCCAGCAAGACAACGTGATTTTGGTCGATGTCAGGACTCAGGCTGAGGCCGATAGCGAGAAGCTGGCAGGCGCCCAAGTGATTGACTTCTACGCTAGCGACTTTGCGGAACGCATCCAAGAGCTCCCAAGGGACAAGACCCTGCTGCTTTACTGCCGCTCCGGAAACCGCAG